Proteins encoded together in one Chitinophaga varians window:
- the infB gene encoding translation initiation factor IF-2 → MEETGNRGGPKYDMPETTNNTPRLLAAAKEFNIGKETLIDFLSNKGFDMGGFGSPNARLTAVMYSALQSEFQQDKANKRKSDQIALPKGSVLETKMKKEKEEAEAAAKKNLKEKDEAAPVAEAPKAEQAPEPKQEPVKETPKKEPQAAAPAQPTPPPVKEKEEAKPKQEPPAVTAPPVAEVPKAPAPPAEPEVVKTESPKINGPKVITTIDLDALNRNKKPAAKKEPEEKPAPQQTAAPAPKEEKPQPVTPPVAAKPEEKPEPTPAPVAPPVAKQEDVEKAAPKAEKAETAPAPPAEKVAQTVKTDTTEKTEKAAPVEDKPVVNKVEEVLQEAKPAAVKEPANIPVKQPVKEEQRNIPPAPAAENTQTPPQPEEPTVISNIQAEKLTGPKVIGKIELPVQSDRRDNNKGNFNRDEKRKRKRIIVEKKPEPIQPKDFKEGGQQGGGGNRPHHENRDNRGDNRGGDNRGGNRSHGDNRNQGGGTQGGDNRNRQGGQQGTGFNRGGNQQGGGFNRGQGQQGGQGGNRQGGQQGGFNRQGGQGGNRPGFNRPGQGGNFRPGGARGADDKRTAEEKEIDKNEIQNKIKETMAKLGGGGRGKNVKAKHRREKREERASQKAREGAEDNKLQVTEFVSVSELANLMDVSFAEVISKCMGLGIMVSINQRLDAEVIELVAGEFGYEVEFIGLDAAEDSEEEEDVDAPEDLQPRAPIVTIMGHVDHGKTSLLDYIRNANVVAGEAGGITQHIGAYQVTTANGKKITFLDTPGHEAFTAMRARGAKAADIAVIVIAADDAIMPQTREAISHSQAAGLPMVFAINKVDKDGANPEKIKEQLAQLNLLVEDWGGKYQSQEISAKSGLNIDVLLEKILLEAELLDLKANPDREGSGSIVEASLDKGRGYVASLLVQNGTLRQGDTIVSGSFYGKIKAMFNERGQRMDEAGPSMPVQVLGLNGAPQAGEKFKMYEDESEAKETANRRAQIVREQGIRTKKHITLDEIGRRLALGNFKQLNLIIKADFDGSVEALSDSLQKLSTEEIVISIVHKAVGQITESDVLLATASDAIILGFQVRPSSQAAKLAEKENIEIRNYSIIYDAIDEIKSAMEGMLEPKIEKKVVCNVQVRETYKFDKVTVAGCFVLDGKLTRNTRINVVRDGIVVHTGELGSLKRYKDDVKEVAANMECGLSIRGYSDLRPDDIIEGFEEVEVKRTL, encoded by the coding sequence TTGGAAGAAACGGGAAACAGGGGAGGCCCGAAATACGATATGCCTGAAACAACAAACAACACACCACGATTGCTGGCTGCAGCCAAAGAGTTTAATATTGGTAAGGAAACCCTCATCGATTTCCTTAGCAATAAAGGCTTCGATATGGGCGGCTTTGGATCTCCAAATGCCCGCCTTACGGCTGTCATGTACTCAGCCCTGCAGTCGGAATTCCAACAGGACAAGGCTAACAAACGCAAAAGCGACCAGATAGCCCTGCCCAAAGGAAGCGTGTTAGAAACAAAGATGAAGAAGGAGAAAGAGGAAGCAGAGGCTGCGGCAAAAAAGAACCTGAAAGAAAAAGATGAGGCTGCACCCGTAGCGGAAGCTCCCAAAGCTGAACAAGCCCCCGAACCTAAACAGGAACCTGTGAAGGAAACGCCTAAAAAGGAACCTCAGGCGGCTGCTCCGGCTCAACCAACACCCCCTCCGGTAAAAGAAAAAGAGGAAGCCAAGCCTAAACAAGAACCTCCGGCTGTTACAGCTCCCCCTGTTGCGGAAGTTCCAAAAGCACCGGCACCTCCCGCTGAACCAGAAGTGGTGAAAACAGAATCTCCTAAGATTAACGGCCCGAAAGTCATCACCACGATAGACCTGGACGCCCTTAACCGTAATAAAAAACCCGCTGCCAAAAAAGAACCGGAAGAAAAACCGGCTCCTCAACAAACAGCAGCACCTGCTCCCAAAGAGGAAAAACCACAACCGGTCACCCCTCCCGTAGCAGCTAAACCGGAAGAAAAACCGGAACCCACGCCGGCACCAGTTGCCCCCCCCGTTGCAAAACAGGAAGACGTGGAAAAAGCAGCGCCCAAAGCGGAAAAAGCTGAAACAGCCCCCGCTCCGCCAGCAGAGAAAGTAGCGCAAACAGTTAAAACCGATACGACAGAAAAAACGGAAAAAGCCGCACCGGTTGAAGATAAACCTGTAGTTAACAAAGTGGAAGAAGTATTACAAGAGGCAAAACCGGCTGCAGTCAAAGAACCGGCTAACATTCCTGTTAAACAGCCCGTAAAGGAAGAACAACGCAACATTCCGCCTGCCCCCGCTGCTGAAAACACCCAGACTCCTCCTCAACCGGAAGAGCCTACCGTGATCAGTAACATCCAGGCCGAAAAATTGACCGGCCCGAAAGTAATCGGCAAAATCGAACTGCCCGTTCAGTCCGACAGACGCGATAACAATAAAGGCAATTTCAACCGCGATGAAAAACGTAAACGTAAACGTATCATCGTAGAGAAAAAACCTGAACCCATCCAGCCGAAAGACTTCAAGGAAGGCGGCCAGCAAGGTGGCGGCGGTAACCGTCCGCACCACGAAAACCGCGATAATCGCGGCGATAACCGTGGCGGTGATAATCGTGGCGGCAACAGAAGCCATGGCGATAACCGTAACCAGGGCGGCGGCACCCAGGGTGGTGATAACCGTAACCGTCAGGGCGGCCAGCAAGGTACCGGCTTCAACAGAGGCGGCAACCAGCAAGGCGGCGGCTTCAACAGAGGCCAGGGCCAACAAGGCGGCCAGGGTGGAAACAGACAAGGTGGCCAACAAGGCGGCTTCAACAGACAAGGCGGCCAGGGCGGAAACAGACCAGGCTTCAACAGGCCCGGCCAGGGCGGAAACTTCCGTCCGGGTGGTGCCCGCGGCGCTGATGATAAACGCACTGCTGAAGAAAAGGAAATCGATAAAAACGAAATCCAGAATAAAATCAAGGAAACCATGGCCAAACTCGGTGGCGGCGGTCGCGGTAAAAACGTGAAAGCCAAACACCGTAGGGAAAAACGCGAGGAAAGAGCCAGCCAGAAAGCCAGAGAAGGCGCTGAAGACAACAAACTCCAGGTAACGGAATTTGTTTCTGTGAGCGAGCTCGCCAACCTTATGGACGTTAGCTTCGCTGAAGTTATCTCCAAATGTATGGGCCTTGGTATCATGGTATCCATCAACCAACGCCTCGACGCGGAAGTAATCGAACTGGTAGCCGGCGAATTTGGCTACGAAGTGGAATTCATCGGCCTCGACGCAGCGGAAGACTCCGAAGAAGAAGAAGACGTAGACGCACCGGAAGATCTGCAGCCCCGCGCTCCGATCGTTACCATCATGGGTCACGTTGACCACGGTAAAACATCACTGCTCGACTATATCCGCAACGCCAACGTGGTAGCGGGTGAAGCCGGCGGTATCACCCAGCACATCGGTGCTTACCAGGTAACTACTGCCAACGGCAAAAAAATCACCTTCCTCGATACCCCCGGCCACGAAGCATTTACGGCCATGCGTGCCCGCGGTGCCAAAGCCGCCGACATCGCGGTGATCGTGATCGCTGCCGATGACGCCATCATGCCACAAACACGTGAAGCGATCTCCCACTCACAGGCCGCAGGCCTCCCAATGGTGTTCGCTATCAACAAAGTGGACAAAGACGGCGCCAACCCGGAAAAAATCAAGGAACAACTGGCCCAGCTGAACCTCCTCGTCGAAGACTGGGGCGGTAAATACCAAAGCCAGGAAATATCCGCTAAAAGCGGCCTCAATATCGACGTCCTGCTGGAAAAAATCCTGCTGGAAGCGGAACTGCTCGACCTGAAAGCCAACCCGGACCGCGAAGGCTCCGGTAGCATCGTGGAAGCATCTCTCGATAAAGGCCGTGGATACGTGGCCTCCCTGCTGGTACAAAACGGTACCCTCCGCCAGGGCGACACGATCGTGTCCGGCTCCTTCTACGGTAAAATCAAAGCCATGTTCAACGAACGCGGCCAACGTATGGATGAAGCAGGTCCTTCTATGCCGGTACAGGTGCTCGGCCTCAATGGCGCACCACAAGCCGGTGAGAAATTCAAAATGTACGAAGACGAATCTGAAGCAAAAGAAACCGCTAACCGCAGAGCACAGATCGTCCGCGAACAAGGTATCCGTACCAAAAAACATATCACCCTCGATGAAATCGGCCGCAGGCTGGCTCTGGGTAACTTTAAACAGCTCAACCTCATCATCAAGGCCGACTTTGACGGCTCTGTGGAAGCATTGAGCGACTCCCTCCAGAAACTGTCTACCGAAGAAATCGTTATCAGTATCGTACACAAAGCAGTAGGTCAGATCACCGAATCCGACGTCCTGCTCGCTACTGCCTCCGACGCTATCATCCTCGGTTTCCAGGTGCGTCCTTCTTCCCAGGCTGCCAAACTTGCGGAAAAAGAAAACATCGAAATCCGCAACTACTCCATCATCTACGACGCGATCGACGAGATCAAGAGCGCGATGGAAGGGATGCTGGAACCCAAAATCGAGAAAAAAGTGGTGTGCAACGTACAAGTGCGCGAAACTTACAAATTCGACAAGGTTACAGTGGCAGGCTGCTTCGTTCTCGATGGCAAGCTGACCAGAAACACCCGCATCAACGTGGTACGCGACGGTATCGTAGTCCATACAGGCGAACTCGGCTCCCTCAAACGTTATAAAGACGACGTGAAAGAAGTGGCCGCTAACATGGAGTGCGGTCTGAGTATCCGCGGATACAGCGACCTGAGACCAGACGATATCATCGAAGGTTTCGAAGAGGTGGAAGTAAAAAGAACTCTCTAA
- a CDS encoding amidophosphoribosyltransferase has translation MSDAIKHECGLAFIRLRKPFSYYQQKYGTVFYGLNKLYLLMEKQHNRGQDGAGVATVKLNTEPGVPFMHRIRSAAPQAIGDVFSKIREEIQEIEKYQPEITKYPGLLKGHIRFLGENLMGHLRYATQGKNNVELCHPFVRYNTIPARNLAMAGNFNLVNADELFKFVQVNPGEVHKNSDLAAMLETVHHFLSKEDEERRNGLDVKHILQQAFSLFDGGYHACGLIGTGDAFVIRDPHGIRPSYYYVNDDVIVAASERAAIRTTFNVGENEVLELMPGNALIVKENGEYSIDQILEPKERKACSFERIYFSRGNDEKIYKERTSLGRNLSATVLKAIDNDLKNTIFSFIPNTAEVAFYGLLKGLEDYLNKIKVERILSWDKDYDEEKLNEMINRRIRIDKIAIKDVKMRTFITEDSSRNEMVQHVYDITYGTVRPGIDSLVVIDDSIVRGTTLRESIIKMLDRLGPKRIIVVSSAPQIRYPDCYGIDMSKMGDFVAFQAAIALLKDHGKEHILQEAYGLCKELQRTNTLHAQNVVKNIYKPFTPEQISAKIAEILTPEGIGAKVEVIYQSIESLHEACPNNLGDWYFTGDYPTPGGNRVVNKAFMNFMEGKNERGY, from the coding sequence ATGAGTGATGCGATCAAACATGAATGCGGCCTGGCATTCATAAGATTAAGAAAACCATTCTCTTATTACCAGCAAAAATATGGGACTGTGTTCTATGGGCTCAACAAACTGTACCTGCTCATGGAAAAACAACACAACAGAGGCCAGGACGGCGCTGGTGTGGCCACAGTAAAACTCAATACGGAGCCCGGCGTTCCCTTCATGCACAGGATTCGCAGCGCTGCCCCACAAGCTATCGGCGATGTTTTCAGTAAAATCCGGGAAGAGATCCAGGAAATCGAAAAATATCAACCCGAAATCACCAAATATCCCGGCCTCCTGAAAGGACACATCCGGTTCCTTGGTGAAAACCTGATGGGACACCTCCGCTATGCCACCCAGGGCAAAAACAACGTGGAACTCTGCCACCCGTTCGTACGCTACAACACCATCCCCGCCCGTAACCTCGCCATGGCAGGCAACTTTAACCTGGTAAACGCCGATGAGCTCTTCAAATTTGTTCAGGTAAACCCCGGTGAAGTTCACAAGAATTCTGACCTCGCTGCCATGCTCGAAACCGTTCATCACTTCCTTTCCAAGGAAGATGAAGAACGCCGCAATGGCCTCGATGTTAAACATATCCTGCAACAGGCATTCTCCCTGTTCGACGGCGGTTACCACGCGTGCGGCCTCATTGGCACCGGCGACGCCTTCGTTATCCGTGATCCGCACGGCATCCGTCCGTCCTACTATTATGTCAATGACGACGTGATCGTGGCCGCTTCTGAAAGAGCCGCTATCCGTACCACCTTCAACGTTGGCGAAAATGAAGTGCTCGAACTGATGCCCGGCAACGCCCTTATCGTAAAAGAAAACGGCGAATACAGCATCGACCAGATCCTCGAACCGAAAGAACGCAAAGCCTGCTCCTTCGAAAGGATCTACTTCTCCCGCGGTAACGACGAAAAAATATACAAGGAACGTACCTCCCTCGGCCGCAACCTGTCCGCTACCGTACTCAAAGCTATCGACAACGATCTGAAAAATACCATCTTCTCCTTCATCCCCAACACGGCGGAAGTAGCCTTCTATGGCCTGTTAAAAGGACTGGAAGACTATCTCAACAAAATCAAAGTGGAGAGAATCCTTTCCTGGGACAAAGACTACGACGAGGAGAAGCTCAATGAAATGATCAACCGTCGTATCCGCATCGATAAAATCGCTATCAAAGACGTGAAAATGCGCACCTTCATCACGGAAGATTCCAGCCGTAATGAAATGGTACAACACGTATACGATATCACCTACGGTACGGTAAGACCCGGTATCGACTCTCTCGTGGTGATCGATGACTCTATCGTTCGCGGTACCACCCTCCGCGAAAGCATCATCAAAATGCTCGACCGCCTCGGCCCCAAACGCATCATCGTGGTGTCCTCTGCTCCGCAGATCCGCTACCCCGACTGCTACGGTATCGATATGAGCAAAATGGGCGATTTCGTAGCCTTCCAGGCTGCCATCGCCCTGCTGAAAGATCATGGCAAGGAACATATCCTCCAGGAAGCCTACGGCCTGTGCAAAGAGTTACAACGCACCAACACCCTCCACGCGCAAAACGTGGTGAAAAATATCTATAAACCCTTCACGCCGGAACAGATCTCCGCCAAAATTGCGGAAATCCTCACTCCTGAAGGTATCGGCGCCAAAGTGGAAGTCATCTACCAGTCCATTGAAAGCCTCCACGAGGCATGCCCCAATAACCTGGGCGACTGGTACTTCACCGGTGATTATCCTACCCCGGGCGGCAACCGCGTGGTAAATAAAGCCTTCATGAACTTCATGGAAGGCAAAAATGAAAGAGGCTACTAA
- a CDS encoding SixA phosphatase family protein → MKTLLLIRHAKSSWTNPDMDDFDRPLNKRGKQNAPEMAQRLVSRGMVPELIIASPAKRARTTAKIMAEEWHYPKQAILLEEELYLCYASTFLKVITKIDDDFNAVAIFAHNPGITDFANYLTEEIRIDNVPTTGIFAIQADTDSWKDFDLARKKFLFFDYPRNN, encoded by the coding sequence ATGAAAACACTCTTACTCATCCGTCATGCAAAATCCAGCTGGACCAATCCGGACATGGACGATTTTGACAGGCCGCTCAACAAGCGGGGAAAACAAAACGCCCCGGAAATGGCCCAACGCCTCGTATCCAGAGGCATGGTCCCCGAATTGATCATCGCCAGCCCGGCCAAACGTGCCCGCACTACCGCCAAAATCATGGCTGAAGAATGGCACTATCCCAAACAGGCGATCCTGCTCGAAGAAGAACTCTACCTCTGTTATGCGTCCACTTTCCTCAAAGTGATCACAAAAATAGATGACGACTTCAACGCGGTGGCCATCTTCGCACATAATCCCGGTATCACCGACTTTGCCAATTATCTCACTGAAGAAATCCGCATCGATAATGTGCCCACTACCGGCATCTTTGCCATACAGGCCGATACCGACAGCTGGAAAGACTTTGACCTCGCCCGCAAAAAATTCCTCTTCTTCGACTACCCTCGCAACAACTAA
- a CDS encoding peptidylprolyl isomerase, whose translation MKKLLALSAGALLLWQAAAAQQKLVADKIIGVVGDKIILKSDMDGAMADQARNSPDGTVSPQAACTTMEMLISQKVMVLQAERDSLPVSDGDVEAQMENRIRYFEQLYGSKEKMKEITGYSVYQLRERFRTPIKEGLLAQAMRNKVVENVKVTPSEVKRYFDAIPKDSLHFYESELEIGQLVLIPKATREMDNYAIERLQDFKKRVVNKESDFGSLAILYSEDPGVKENKGIYVMNRSDKQWDADFMAAAFRLKEGEISSPVKSQFGYHLIQMIKRSGDNVTVQHILLKAAVTKADLAGATAKLDSIRTLILNNKITFPEAVAKFSDSKSAKFDGGMLQSKTGEGTLLTIDQLDDPSERDIVMMLDTLKPGHMSAPVAFTDESGATGVRIVYLKTRTQPHRENLTDDYSRIQQRTLDIKRAEAINKWLIEKIPTFYVHVDDDYKNCTHISQWMSSLAKQ comes from the coding sequence ATGAAGAAACTTTTGGCTTTATCTGCAGGAGCTTTGCTGTTATGGCAAGCTGCTGCTGCTCAGCAAAAACTCGTGGCAGACAAAATTATCGGCGTAGTAGGGGATAAGATCATCCTCAAATCCGATATGGACGGCGCCATGGCAGACCAGGCCCGGAACTCCCCCGATGGCACCGTCAGCCCACAGGCTGCCTGCACTACCATGGAAATGCTGATCTCCCAAAAGGTGATGGTGCTCCAGGCAGAAAGGGACAGCTTGCCCGTTTCTGACGGAGACGTGGAAGCTCAAATGGAAAACCGTATCCGCTACTTCGAACAGCTCTACGGCTCCAAAGAAAAAATGAAAGAAATTACCGGCTACAGCGTATACCAGCTCCGCGAACGTTTCCGTACCCCCATCAAGGAAGGACTGCTCGCCCAGGCAATGCGCAATAAAGTCGTGGAAAACGTGAAGGTGACTCCTTCTGAAGTAAAACGCTACTTCGACGCCATCCCGAAAGACAGCCTCCATTTCTATGAGTCCGAACTGGAAATAGGTCAACTCGTCCTGATTCCCAAGGCGACCCGCGAAATGGACAACTACGCAATAGAACGCCTCCAGGACTTCAAAAAACGAGTGGTCAATAAGGAATCCGACTTCGGCTCCCTCGCCATCCTCTACTCTGAAGACCCCGGAGTAAAAGAAAATAAAGGCATCTACGTGATGAACCGCAGCGATAAACAGTGGGACGCGGACTTTATGGCCGCCGCCTTCCGTCTGAAGGAAGGTGAAATATCCTCCCCTGTAAAATCCCAGTTCGGCTATCACCTGATCCAAATGATCAAACGCTCCGGCGATAACGTAACGGTACAACATATTCTGCTGAAAGCTGCCGTAACGAAAGCCGATCTGGCCGGCGCCACCGCCAAACTGGACTCCATCCGCACCCTGATCCTGAATAACAAAATCACTTTCCCGGAAGCGGTTGCCAAATTCAGCGACTCTAAAAGCGCAAAATTCGACGGCGGTATGCTCCAGTCCAAAACCGGCGAAGGCACCCTGCTCACTATCGACCAGCTCGATGACCCGTCAGAAAGAGATATCGTTATGATGCTCGATACCCTTAAACCAGGACATATGTCAGCCCCGGTTGCATTTACTGACGAATCAGGCGCTACCGGCGTCCGGATCGTGTACCTTAAAACACGTACCCAGCCACACCGCGAAAACCTGACCGACGACTATTCCCGTATCCAGCAACGGACCCTCGATATCAAAAGAGCTGAAGCCATCAATAAATGGCTCATCGAAAAGATACCCACCTTCTACGTACACGTAGATGACGACTATAAAAACTGTACCCACATCAGCCAATGGATGTCCTCTCTGGCCAAACAGTAA